Genomic window (Gymnogyps californianus isolate 813 chromosome 2, ASM1813914v2, whole genome shotgun sequence):
TAGACCTTTCTATGAAgtcttctaaaaaaattaattgtgtaTCATAACACCATGTAAAATACCTTAAACAGTTTGATGATTAATAAAAcagcctggatttttttttttaaaggtctcaTTTATTTGATACAAAAAGTTACAGTTAATTCTTAAAATGGTGGTGGTATATTTTCATACGTcaaacaaggaattaaaaaagttaatgaaCTTGTTTTTGATATTTATATTCTAAAATGACTATTATAAAAAGCCCCTGCAATGTGCAAAAAAAGGCTAGACAAAGACTACAGATGCAAGAGTTTGGTGCCTTTCAGTCAAATACTTGCATCCAACTCTatagaaataaattctgaagaaaattgtacaaaataaaaaaaaagggagagattataaaaagggagggaaagttATTTTGGCAGTTCTTCGATGATGATTCGGGAGACTGAATTCCATCCAGTAGAAGCATCTCCCCGTGGATAATCTGAGCAAGTCCCGACCCAGATGGCAATATCCACCAAGCCGGCATTGATCCCTTCACACAGACCTTCCACTGgttaaagacaaaaatcaggTTACCTTAGCAGACACAATCACTTTGTATGTCACAACTGAAGGTGCACACAAGTACTTAAGAACAGCAGTTCATTGCAAGCTCATGCTATTTAGTTAAACCTGAatagcattttcagaaataaaagctatgaCTTAGAGATGCGGCAACATAGGTTACAGAGTCACGCACGGCCTTTATCCATGCTGCTTCTTGACGTCTGTCACAGTACCTGAAGCAGATCACAAGCGACAGGATGCCTAATGGGAGGTATACCTGCTGCTTTAAATGTCCAAATTTACAAACCGGTAGCTGGGATATGGCTTCAATCCCATCCAGCTATCTTTTCAGCagtgatggggaggggggacagggacacagCCACACCTGGCTTCCACAGCTAAGCCCTGCAAAGGTGATTGCCACCCTGTAATCTTTTCCACTCCTAATTCACTGCTTCTGTATAAAGTTCCACTTCTGTtgcccttcccccccccccactagCACCACTAGCTGGAGGTGGGTTAATGAAGACAGGTGGGTCCTACCCCTTGATGAAAAAAAGCTATCATCATCGCTCTAGACGTTAGATTTCATGCGTCATGAAATAGTACAGGGACGAAAATGGAGAAAGAGTATAGACTTGACGTTAGCCCCCTTTTCCTAGTGTCACCTCCTTTTATGTCGAATGACTTCACTAATTTGCCTGTTGCTTAGCAATTGAATAATTGTTCTAGATATTTCACTTTGGAGGTACTTTTGTGCCCCACCTGAAATTATAGTAGAAATTCCAGGAGGAATAAGTCTCATTTTATGCACAGATAATGCGCaaatatcagtattttaagCCAGGATGACGCTGTCTGCTGGGCAGTAAGGCAGTTTCTCCATATGCTAATACAGCACAGAATGTCTCTGTATTCATGTTGTAGCAGAGATCAGTAGAACTGTCTGGATAGAAATCTCTTCCATTTCTAAATTGCAGGATGTAAGTACCATGAAAAATACCACAGTAATAAAGTACCGCTTAATAAATAATTCTAGTACTGTTACTATTGATAGTCAGCTGTGAGACAGCAGAGTAAAAGTAACAAGTGTTAGCTGgcctctcttctgcctcttctttcagtcttttgaCTTTGGAAGGCAGACTGTACTCTCTGCATTTGGTAACTAGATTTGCTACTGGCTTCTTCTACTCCATCTCTGTTCACGCGGTCTTGGCGTACATACCTGAAGAAGTTCGGTGTATATTAATAGTAGAATTCAGCTCCGGGCTTCCTTGATCTAAATATATTATGGCTTCAATAGGAAGTGGCCCAGCACATTCTGCCCCATTAAAAGTGAAGTACCAGCGCTGACAACaggcatttttgcattttagccGAAGCGATCCGCTGAAGAGAACGCGGAGAGCACTGTTCGAGCGCATCTTTGTAAATGTACATTCCTAAGAGGAGACAAAAATGCTTTGGTAGCAACCTCTGGTTTTgaacatatttgttttctgtatatttaggaaatatatttatatttaggAATATATTAGGAATATATTTCAGAATGGTTTGGCTATTCTCTTTAGTCCCtcccctctgaaaaaaaaaaaaaaagaaaaaagtagagcCTGGCAAATACCATAGAGTGCAAAGACGCAAATCAGAAACAACACCTCATAGATGGTAATGGAGAAGGGGGATTATGGAAATTCTTAACTTTATTTAGATAATACCTGTTGTTAAGTTGGTAACCTAGTTACCTTCTGGGGTTTATGTAAAGGGGTATGAGCTGTCTGAAAGCTGCACTCAAGTCCTTGCATGAGAGGACAGTAcaatttctgtctctgttaCCAGAAATCCTGGATTTAACAATTATCACAACATTTGTGAGAGGCTTAAACCCTGATAAAAGCTctacaactgaaaaagaaacattttcaggttGTTAAGAGGTTGTTATTCTGTCTTCAAAATGCTGGatatcgggggggggggggggggggggggggggggggggggggggggggggggggggggggaagctagGGACAGTTCTGCAAGTACAAGGCAGTGAGAAAGTCTACTCAAAAAAAGTTGATTCTCACTCTAGCCACAGCAATAGCAGCTAAATTACTCCAACCAGTCTGGGCATTGTTTCACAGCTGGGATTGAGCTGggatttcttcccctcttctaGGCTTGCACCACCGTGTTTGAAAGTTTTATACCCAGGGCTGCAGCGGAGGACAGAATGTTTGGGTTGGTTAGCCTGGGTAACACTTGGTACTTCTGCTCCTGAACAGAAGAATGCTGATCCTTTTTGCAGTAGCATCCTGCAACGGAGTTTCAGTGAACAACCATTTTGAAGCAGGAGTTATAAAGACAGGTACAATTAACAGATTAAAGATGTACATCATCTCTCCTGTTCTTTGTGACTGAAATGGTAAAAACCTTGCCCTGTTTTGGGCAAGCTGGAGGTACTTTTTTGGTAGTGTGACTTTCAGCCTTACGGTTACAGAACTGGTCTTCTAAAtgtttattaattattaattaattaaaataaaaataaataaaatgtaaattaaaatgtttgttacttattaataattaattaaaatataaatttttaaatcttacaCCAGCCACATCATTCTTTTGAAACACTATTACGGAAATGAAATGGGCACATAGCTGTGAAACACAGCTGAGATGAATCCGAAGCAGCTAAACCTTTGAGAAGTTCACCCTTACATGTAGAAAAAGGCTTCAATAGGAAATCTGTACGGTTGGTGCTACCCAGCTCCTAGAGGCAGATCTAGAGCCTGCTGCGGTTGGTGAAGCGCAGCATCCTAGGCAAAGCTAACTTACTGCTATCTTCCCAAGATCGATGCCATAATTAAGCGCACTCCACGAACACTGCTTGAAGTTGGGCGTCCAGGACTCCTCGATGCTCTCGCGCATGCACTCGCCCTTCTCCCCCTTCAGCCCGTCCCGTCCTGGGATCCCAGGCGTCCCGGGGATCCCGTTGGCTCCTGGGTTTCCATCCCGTCCAGGAACGCCACTGGGGCCTTGCAAGCACATGCCGTTGTACTGAAACAGAACAGATCTTGCTGCTTCCATCCGTTAGCTCTGAGGCTAACCAAgttaaacacaaacaaacaacaacaacaacaaaacacaaaaacccctGCTGTGACAAAAGCTAATGGGCTATTTCTGGATCACCAAGAAAAGGGTtccatagaggaaaaaaaaagaaaaataaaatttcaaagatAAGCAGTGCCAGCAGAATTTGCTGTAAATTAAGACgccaattattttattaaaagatgcATAAATCCTAGAATTAAAAATTGGCCTAGTCCAAGGATTAAAACCTGTTGAAAAACCTCAGAAGATTCAAAACATTccaatacagaaacaaaaaaaagttatatattAATAGTTACTTTCTCCTAACCCACCATTGCTTGTATAACTGCCTCGGCTAACAAgctttcattactattttttcccctttttttttttaaagtagagaaACTTTTGCATTTCATAGAGAGCAGAGGTTAacactggttttcttctgtcGCCGCTCCTCTCGGACAGAATGACGTTGCGATAGTAAAGCCACTATCACAAGTCAGACTCCAGAGCGCACACAGCATGTCGGTGTTGATGTGGATGTGGGAAGCTGCACCCTGGAATAATCCTGAAGTCAGGATCCCCGTTCGTAGCAGTGGGAAGGCACACGTGGGAGGACAGCGCACTAATGTCCTCCCTAACATCACAGTATTAGGAAAGATCAAATGTTGCTCTCCCAAACTGCATGTTAACACATGTTGCCTTCATATCTTATGAGATTTGGGTTTGCCCTCCTTGGAGAGTAGGTTTGTGCAGCCCAGAGCTCCTTCCCCCAGCGGCCTGAGTGCTGGATGCCGGGGGGAGCACCCGTGTGTGGAGCTGGCGGAGCAGGCACAGAAACGTTGAGCAGGAACCTGCAGGGGCTGGTGATGGCAGGGCTTTTACTTCAAATGCTCTTTCCCATCTGGTGACTGACAGCTTCCTCCAGTCTTCATCCCAAATCCTCACACTGAACTATATTCTGCTCCTCCCCTTTCTCACACCTATTTCTCTTCATCCGTTTTCAACCACCTAACCCCCAcctgtttcaaaaagaaactaTCGTGCAACTATTCCCCCTCCTGCAAGGCACGCCACTATCTGCACCGCAGGAGCTGCAAACTACagtccctgccctctctcctttGGCAGGTTGGTGAACTTTCTTCTTCTGGGGttgttccttttcctgtgctttggTGCAAAAACCAGCATGGGCATCACAGGCTCGGCTGGAGTCACtctataaataaaatcagtgacTATATGAAGAGGTCTAGTAAGAAGTAAGATGAGAGTTGGACTAATGGATGCTGGCATTCCCCTGCTACCCTcaccaaagaaaacactgttggCAAATGGCAGTGGAAATAGCGGGATATTATAATCAAGAAGGCCGCGTTTAAAACAAGTTAGCTGGAGAGAAGGCTGCTTGGCGAAGCACACACCGACCTAGGGACCGTGAGAACGATGCAAAGACATTTCTATTTCACACAGCACTGGTTACCTGCTTTTGCTGCTATTTTCCCGTTGGACTCTATTTGTAACAGTGACCAGCTCTGGTTTTACATGTGGTTACTCACCACAGAAATCCCGAGGACATGGCAATCGGCGAGAGCTGGGGCCCACCGAGGCTCAGACCCGCTGCCCCCCATCACCCGGGGCACCAGTGGCGCCGGGCAGCGGCGGCTCCCCGAGGCTGCCCCAAAAGAGGAGCTGCCACCGCTGCTGCCTGGAGCCGCACAGCTTCCTTCCAGAGAGAGCAGCTTAGCCATTGCACACCCGAAAAAAATGGATGTGAGCAAAAGAATTACCTGGGCTTTGGGCTCCGCTCCAACTAAATTCACCTACGCTTGCCAAATCAAgtctttttcatgctttcttaAGCTGGAAATgcataaaacatcttttaaaatgtccGCTGAAGGCAGGATCCCTTCTTGGGCATGCCTTCATTCTGCCCTGGAAGGGCTTTAGCTGAAGCAGTCTGTACAACTGGGCTCTGCCTGACTCAGCTGCCATTGATTTACCTGTGCTTTGCTGCTCATTCTGCTGCATTTGAAAGCATGGAGCAATGCAAGAGAAATGGGGGACCCTAAAATATCACTCCAACGGAAAACATAAGCTCCTCCATGTGTGCAGACTCCTTATTCTCGATGCAATTCAATTTCCACAATAAAAGTGAAAGGGTAATGATGAGGTGGTGTGAAAGGGAAGGAGCTTTGCTACCAGTGGTGCTCTCAGCACATCACTTTGGGGATCTCTCTGGAGATCATGGAAGAAATGGCCATGCCACCGATTTTCTATAGGAGATGAACAGCAGTCCAGCAGCTCATGGAAACAGCTTCACATCTGCTTTCTACATTCCAAGGACTGGAAaatctccctcctttcttctgtccCTGAGATGGGATAGTCCCAATGCATTCAGGTTTCTAGTTGCAATGGAATTGCAAACAACGGTATGCAGTTCCAGGTGCCAAAGGGAATAATGCATTAATGTGACTCCAAGGAAAAGCGGGTTCAGTAAGCGTGCGGGTACAGTTTTCACAGTATCTAATGGCTGCCAAAGAgcagtctttttatttctctttttgtagtTTATTATTTATCCAGCAGCGTTTTAGGAACTAAGCAGCATTTACTACTTATGTTGCAAGGGTTGCAAGATTTCAGCGTTGCCCCTGCAATCTGCAGAGGGCAGGAATCAGCTCACAGTGCAGCCTTTATTCCCGCCGCGATGCCTCCCCTCCGGCTCGGCCTCGCTTCGCCGTGCGGACATGACTGGGAGCGGAGACTATGCCGGCTTTAACCGCAAACCCCACAGACTCTGACCCTAGGTAGAAAGCACGAAGACAGGCACCCAGCCGCCGAAAACCAGCGGTTTCCGCCAAAGCCCGTCCAACCCTTTCTCAGCATTTCCCTGATTCAGCACAACCAGGGcgtaacaaaaaagaaagtcgAGAGAGAACCCACACGGCGCAGGggaaggcggcggcgggcccggcggTGCCCTGCCCGGAGCGGCCCGGTGCGGCAGCCAGGTTTTCCGAAAACCGCTCTTTTTTCGCTTTTTCCCAATCTCCGCAACAAAAGAGCAGCCGCGCGGCTCCtccggccgccccgccgcccccgccaCCTTCGCCCCCGCCAAGCGCCCacccgccccgctcccggccccccgccgccccccggcctGCCGCCGCTCTCACCACGTCCACCACCTCCCGCTGCCGAAGCGCCTTCTGCTTCCCCTTCGGGCTCTCCGAGccgccgggcggcggggccgccgccagcagcagcgccagcagcagcagcggggcggcggcggcggccggggcgcgGCGCATGGTGCGGGCTGGGGGCGCGGGGATgcccgggggccgggggccgggggccggggggaggctGCGGCGCAGGGGCCCGTGTCCGCCGCTCTGGGCGGCAGCGCGGGGATAAATGAGCCTTTCAGCGCGCGGAGCCCGAGCTCCCTCCCCGGGGAGGCCGGGAATTTCCATCCTGTAACCGAGCGGGAACGTCCAGGCAGAGCCATCCCCCCGCAGCCATTGgcacgggggccgggggggctccCGCCCCCTCGGGCCAGGCCCCGCGGAGCTTTCCCCGGGCCATGCCGGCAcccccggccgcgccgcgccgtgCCGCGCCGTGCCGAGCGGCGACAAGGGCTGCGGGGGGCGCGGGCTCGGCGGGGTCGCCCTCCCGGCCCCCACCGGAGCACCAAATAGCCCTCTTCCAGGTCCTCAAGAGTTTGCTCTGCAGACGGTAACACCTTTCTGGTGAAAGAGGTGTTTTGCCAAGACATGGCAGAACGCCGCAGCAGGAGCCTGATGCGCCGTGAGTGAAAACAGTGGTAAAATAGCAGCTGGGTGTAAGTCACCgatttcattttaacagaagtACAAGGTAAGGACACAAAATCGTTCTGAACAGCAGCGGAATTTGGACTTTTATCGAAGAACTTGGTATTGCCTGACTAAACATTGTCAATTTAATAACACAAGGAAAGTCCTCGGCAACCCAGCGTAAACcatctcattttgctttcttttaaaataatattttacttttcttcatacTAGAAATGAAAGCACTATAAAGTAAAGAATGCTGTATGTCcttaagcattaaaaatagaaattacaaatatttgaaagataaCTTCTGTATGCTGCAATCTTCATGGGATTTGTAGAGGTAGAGTTTCCAGAAGGGGGAGATAGATAAGcttcaatacattttttttctgaagtatttaacAAAACCACACATTTCTCCTGTAGGAATGCATGTTACAAGACGTTGAGCCATTCACGCTAGACCACGCAGAGCCAGATTTTTGTTGACACTAAGCCTCTTCATGTTGCTCTGACTGCAGTTACCTCTGCACTTGAAGCCACGTCtgtctttctcccctttccacATCCATACtggctgaaaaacagcaaagtgAGATTTGCACCACAGGTCACACTGCTATCATCAACCCTGTCACACACTGTCCTGAGAACTGGGACTGACGTCAGCCACGTTGCTAAGGTATGGGCTCCTGCCTTGTGGAGAAGTGCAGCGATACACCCAGCCGACTTCATAAAAGGGCTAGTAAATAATAATGGTTCCCTAAACCCGTTGGGAAAATTTATGGAATGATGTAAATCCTTAGTTATAACAATTGCTTCTGTGGCAGCCTCAGTGAACATCCGTGAACACGCACACGCAGAGGCTTCGTTGTGCAATTGTGCGCCGCTGCCAGCAAACCCTCCTGCCTCTGGTCCGGGTTGGTGGCAATACTGTGGAGACGGTAACGTTTGACTTCTCTGTAATGTGCATGTTCACACAAGCATCGTTACCAAGTGGCTGGGGATCCTCAGCATCAATACAGGCTGCTGCTAAGGCACGTCCCTTTCCAGACTGCCAAATTTCTGTATTACAGAAGTAATTTCTTCAGGCAAGGTGCAATAGCTGAagcacacagcacagcagcactgtaCACCTTCCTAATACAATTACTCACTATTTTAGATAACAAAATTTGCGCATACATCCATATGCATTTCCCCACCTGGGTTTGCTCACCATTAGAGTTTGGGTCCGGGCTAGAAGCTTTTAAATCCCAAATGGCTGGCTTTGCCAGGGGAAGCAAACTGAGGAGCACCGTAAAAGAAGGTCTTAACAAATCATGGTGGGACATCTGCTTTGAGCTCTGGTCAGTGCACTGTGCAGTTCCTAGTGCTCATTTGACTTGCAATGTGCATGAccatctggaaaacagaaacatcaaCATCCTCCTTAGCCTGCTTCAGTCCGAGCAAGCCTTGCCATCTGCTAGGCTTACGCTTTGTGGgcttttcatatatttaagtGCTTCTGAGGGCAGCAACCGTTGTTGAATGCTGGTGAGATACTCGAATCAGAGCTACTGATCTACTTTGCCTTAAATATTTCCCAGACAAAAGGATCTGTTGTAATAAGCTTGCCTAAGCATCTTCAAACCAGGATCCTTATTATGTCAACTAGTGATTCCTTCCTTTTAGCCATACTGCCGTATGATATGGAATTTATCTTTTACATGTGGCTTTACAAACATATCAGCAAAGATGAAGAGGTACATACATCCACCatttaaatgtcactgaaaCCTTCCACACAATCAGTCTGCTGCTGCACAACCCAGGCAGGCTCATGCCAGGTCACCGTGGCACCGTCGGTGCACCATACACAGCAGATGCTCATGCCACCAGGCTGGTGCCATGAGTGCAGCCTCTCCGCTGCAACTTGAGctgttccccctccccctcacATAGCCTCTCAGCATCCCAAAAACCAGCCACACAAGCCTGGAGAGGAGGATGTGCTCATATCCACATGTTTCCATTCACCTCAgctataaaatgtttaaattcaaGGGGCTGCCCACTGGGTCGCTGggtctctctgcctttcttgttCATAAACTCTTCCAGTTTATGAATATTATTTATTAGAGCGCTGGTTTCAATTCAACCAGTAAATAATTGCTATTCATTCCTTGGTCTTCACAAAGTGAAACAACTGCAGTAGGAAAGATTAGGAGCATTTTATCATGGGAACCCATTGGCCATGGTTAATGCAGAGCCTGGGAATGAAAGACCAGGTCCATATTCCGAATCTGGTAGAAGAGACCCAAATCTGATAGAAGAGACCCAGATCTGGTAGAAGAGTCTCCTTATACATTAAGGAGCTTTAGCCACTCAGAAACAGATTCTTCTCAGATGGGAACTATATTACTTGTGGCTTTTCACAACCAGGAAAACGAGGCTTAGGTGTCTAAGTATTACAGAAGGTTCAAGGCTGAGGATCCTGAGCCAAAAAAAGGCCCAGTAAGGTAAGTGCCAAGACCTGGAcctttcatctgcttttaacTCTCACTGCTTTATACATTTCCCTGTTCTGGTGATGTCTGGGGATTTTGACTGTGATTGTCAGTCCTATCTATGCATTGCTTTGGGGAACACGTGCATACCTCAGAGCAAGCAGCAGAGACCTCAGGCTCAGCAATGCTGTGCTCAGCATTGCAACACTCAGGATCTTTGCTGATCCACCCTTGGTGCTTTTAATTGTGGAGTTCATCATTTAGCTCATTACTGATATTTTAGGGTGAGTTGTAAGTTGGTGTAAAAGGCTGAGACCAGAGAAGACCGCTGAATTTCTCGAATGGCTCTTTGCAGCCTGCCTGTCTGATCGAGGAGACAAAGAGCCGTCTGTACTGCTGTAGAAGAACACCAAAGTAAGAGCTCTCAGGGAAATTTATTACAGGTTTAAGaaatagatttcattttcttccacaaaaaaactttggaactgcaaaaaaaatcattgggATCATGGCCTTGATCCCTTCTAAcaccttttaatttaaatatattttttatatagcatgcgtaatattttaaaataatccaaaacTTCTCTCCATTTTGTTGCTTTACTAGCACAGATacacctatttaaaaaaatcttccagtaGCTTCTACATAAAATGATAAGCATGGCATTGTAGTCACAGCAGTGCTTTGCAAGTACACATACTAACATGTTAATCTTAAAAACTATTTTGGGGCAGATTTTTTAGTGGATTATAATACTCAGCGATGTCCTGTTTCTGCCTTTGAGAAAAGCTTTAAAGTGTAAGTCGTATCAATATTCTACTTGCTGAGACTCTATACCTCCAGCTGACAGTCAAGTCATGCTAACAGTTCACTATACaagccatggaaaaaaaaaaattgatcatCTGAATGACAGTCAGAAAGGACAGGCAGAGGTTAGAGCATAACAACCGTTAGTGAAAGACGAGAGCGGCATAACTGTCAGGAAAGCACATGCTAACCCTTCAGAAGCTTGTCTGCGGAAGAAGATTCCTGTGTCCACATACAGGAGGATGGCATTTTTTGAGTGTGAGAGAAAAATCCTGCAATTAAGTGTTAATTCTTTACTTCTGAATAAGCACATGGCAGTTCTTAATGTTACTATAGGAAACATTGTATTTTTGCGCAATAGAAAACACTAGAGAGAGGATGAACACTTTTTATTACTCAGATTAAATAAGTTTGCTATCACGATAAATCTTTAACATTGTTACCAACAGGTCAAGACCAAGACATAGGTCAGACACCAAGGAGCTTGTCTTGTGGAAACAGCTCCTTTCATAGCCTGCTGGGGCTTCTaggcaaatctttttttctgtccaagTCATCAGTTGATTTATAGCTGCATTTCCCTATAGCTGTGGCTTTTACAATAATAGTGGAAGCATCTAATATCTTAAATTAAACACCACTCACAAATTGTCAGACAGAGCTAGATAAACTTTAATAAAACTATTTGGGACAACTGTCTGCTTCACTGATAAAGGATAACTCAGGATATCCAGACTTTTCCATAGTGTAAACTTTATGATGAAAAGCCCATACTGAGACCTGTTTTCATTGATTGCTGGTTGCAAATGTCTGTACCTCTGCGAGACACTCGCCCGAGCGCAGCTGGCGCAATCCTGGCTGCAGTCATGGAAacgtttgggttggaaggggcgTCTGGAGCGCATCTGGTGGAAGCAGGTCCGGTGAGATCGGGTTGTTCGAGGACTTGTGCACATGGTAGAAtgggaaaattaattcagtcCAGTTTTAAGTTAAATTCACTGGGCCTCCAGTGAATCATCATGTGCAAGGAGAGAGCTGAGGCTCAGGAGAAACATTTGCTCATTAGAGTGGCTGTGAATTAGTCAATGGTAGAAAAATTACTTGGCTGCCTCATGAATCCTCAATGAATAGAAAGGCcttttgcagaactgaaaagctAGCTTTCCTTGAATCCTGCACTAGGAAGTAGTTATTAGGATGTGAAATACAATGCTCCATTCAGACAGGAAAGCTTCTTCAATGAAGGGAGCAGTCTTGGTTTTTCTACAGCATTCGAGTGCACTGCCACAGGTCTGTCCTTCCAGTTTTGGAAGGTAGTACCTCGAATTAGTAGTAATCCTAAAATGAAAGGAATGGACTTgaactttgaaatgtttatttttatttgtatccAGCAAGCCCTTGGAAAAGGAGTTCCTCAGGATAAGCAAGGCAGCAATGGAGAGTGGGCTGCAGGCTGAGGTCTATAGCCACCATAGCTGGCACacacaaaatacacagaagcCTGTGGATGCAAGAGGATTTGGtcacagaaacaaatgaattGGCCCAGGACACTCAACAGTTGCACAAAACTTCCTGTCTcagaggagagacagagagagaggggcaGAGCCACAACAGCAATGACAGCTCTGAACGTGCATGGTCACTGTGGCTCTCCCTGTTGAATGTAGTGGTGCAGCCTGGAGCCCGTGGCATTCCTGAGACCCAGCTTCTCACATCCATGCTGTCCCCCTAGGTGGCCTGACCTCAGTGAAGAAGCACCATGGCTTGCTGCAAGCAGGGCTGTGGAGCTTCTGGGCAGCACCTACCTCATCTGTTCACTGATGACCCGCTGTCACCAAACGGGCAGTGGATTTGCAGAGGCTGCTGGGTCAGGCACAGTGAGAGCGGTTCAGTGGGGTCATCCTGTAGCTAGCCCTGAGGATACTTCAACAGACAAACTCTTGCATTAAAGTTATTATatgtgtgtcatggtttaaccccagccagcaactaagcatcacgcagctgctcgctcactcctccccactcccagtgggatggggaggagaattgggaaaaaagtaaaactcataggttgagataagaatggtttaatactaaaataaaataaaatacaataacaataacaataataataataataatagtaatgaaaaggaatataacaaaaagagagaaataaaacccaagaaaagacaagtgatgcacaatgcaattgctcaccacccgctgactgatgcccgagcagcaatccacccctcccggccaatccccccagtttatatactgagcatgacattccatggtatggaatacccctttggctagctcgggtcagctgccccggctctgctccctcccagcttcttgcacacctgcttgctggcagagt
Coding sequences:
- the CTHRC1 gene encoding collagen triple helix repeat-containing protein 1, giving the protein MRRAPAAAAAPLLLLALLLAAAPPPGGSESPKGKQKALRQREVVDVYNGMCLQGPSGVPGRDGNPGANGIPGTPGIPGRDGLKGEKGECMRESIEESWTPNFKQCSWSALNYGIDLGKIAECTFTKMRSNSALRVLFSGSLRLKCKNACCQRWYFTFNGAECAGPLPIEAIIYLDQGSPELNSTINIHRTSSVEGLCEGINAGLVDIAIWVGTCSDYPRGDASTGWNSVSRIIIEELPK